In Candidatus Binatus sp., the DNA window ACTACGCGGGTGGCGGGATGCATGGCGCGATCGGCGTGATGGCGGCGTTGATTGCGCGGTACCAAACCGGACGGGGCCAGTACGTCGATATCTCGATGATGGATGGCAGCCTCGCGCTGCTGGCGCAGGCGTTTTCGACATACTTCGCGAATCATAAAATTCCGCGGCGCGGCGAAGCGTCCGACGACGGCGGCATCCCGCACTACGATTGCTATTTGACGAAGGACGGCAAGTACATCACGGTGGCGGCGATCGAGCCGTGGTTCTTCGCCAATCTGTGCCGGCTGATTGGCCGCGAGGATTTGATTCCGCACGAATTCAGCCGAGACAAGCGCGACGAACTGCGCCAGAGCCTGATCGACACATTCAAGACGAAGACGCGCGACGAATGGTTCGAGATTATGAGCAAGACCGACATCTGCGCCGGCAAGATGCTCACGCTCGATGAAGTGCCGAACGATCCGCAGGTCAAAGCGCGCAACATGATCGTCGAAATTGATGGTCCGAACGGCCAGAAGATCAAACAGGTCGGAATTTCGGTGAAGCTTTCCGATACGCCCGGCGAGATTAGATCACTCGGGCCGTCGCTCGGACAGCATACCGACGAGATCCTCGGCGGGCTCGGCTACGCCGCGTCAGACATCGCGAAGTGGCGCGAGGAAGGCGCGATCAAGTAGCGCGCCGATTCACTTCTGGTCCTTGAAAATGCGCGCGTAGGTGGCCTGCGAGGCCGCCGCCGCTTGCTGCGCTTGGCGTCGTTCGTCGGAAGTCGCCATGCCCGCGATCAGTTTGCGTTCGTATTTGAGCGCGTCGGTCAAAGGAAGCTCGACGCCGGTGTTGATGAGAATCTTCGCAGCCTTCAGTGCGTAAGCGGCGCGCTCGATAAACACGCGCGCCATCTCCTCGCACGCGCCGATGAGTTGCGCGGCCGGCACGACGCGATTCACGAGTCCTACGCGGTACGCATCCTGCGCGGTCCACGGCAATCCGCTGAAGATCATTTCCTTGGCGAATCCCGCACCGACCAGGCGCGGCAAGCGCTGAGTTCCACCGCCAGCGGGCAGTGCGCCGAAACGAATTTCGGGCAGGCCGATCGTCGCGGTGTCGGCAATCACGCGGATATCGCACGCCAGCGCGATCTCGCATCCGCCGCCCATCGCAGCGCCGTTAATCGCCGCTATCACCGGCACGCGGCAAGTCTCGAGCGCCGTGATGAAATCGCGCCGCGGGAACGCCGCTCCGCCGAGTCCGCCCTTCTGCACCGCGGGATCGCGCAAGTCTGCGCCGCCGCAGAAATGCCGCTCGCCCGCGCCGGTCACGATTATCACGCGGCACGCGCTGTCCGCCTCGACGTCTTCCACCGCGCCGAGCACATCGTGCGCGAGTTGCGCGCTGATGGTGTTGGCGCGTTCCGGCCGATTCAGCGTGAGGTACGCGATGCCGTCTTTCTTGTCGAGCAGTACCGTTTCGTAGGCCATCTTCGATTCCCCCGCGACCAGCTATTTTCGCGCTTGCGCCATCGCGATCACGCGATGCGCCTGTTTGAGATGCGGCATATCGAGCATCTTGCCGTCGAGTCCGACCGTGCCGACGCCGGCAGCGAACGCCGCGATGACGCGGTTGGCGTATTCGACATCTTCCGGCGATGGAGTGAATGCGCGATTGATTGGCTCGACCTGATCAGGATGAATCGCGATTTTGCCGGTGAAGCCGGCGCGGCGCGCGGCCTGCGATTCCTTGAACAGCGCCTCGGAATCTTTGAAGTTCGTGAACACGGTGTCGATCGGCTCGACATCGGCGGATTTGGCGGCGAGCAGGCATAGCGAGCGCGCCAGCTTGAAGGTGAATTCTAGGTCGCCATTCTCGTCGCGATTGGTGCTCGCACCGACGGCCGCCGAAAGATCTTCGGCGCCCCAGGTGAGGCCCCAGAGCCGTTTGGTGGAGCCCGCGTAGCCGCCGAGCGTGAACATCGCAGCCGCGGTTTCGGTGGCGACCGCCATGATGCGTATCGAGCCGGCCTCGATGCCTTCGCGAACTTCGAGCGCCGAGAGATAGTGATCGAGCAGCATCGCATCGTTGGCCGAGGTGGTCTTCGGCAGCAGGATTCCGTCGGGCGTGCCCGCGACGATCGCGGCCAAATCGGGCAGCGCTTTCTCGTCGGACAATGGATTGATGCGAACCCAAAGCTGAGTCCGCGTGCGATCGCGATGACTGCTCAAGTATTCGCGCACCATCCCGCGCGCGATGCCGATTCGATCGGCCGCGACCGCATCTTCGAGATCGAGCACGAGTGCGTCAGCCGCGGAGCCCTCGGCCTTGATGAACTTCCTCTCGCTGTCACCGGGGACGAAAAGAAAAGATCGCATGATGCGTAACCTCGTGTTGGATTGCGCGCGGACAACCGTTGTCAATCTCGATGCGGAGCGCGATTTCAGTTGCGGGGGCGCAGCTTGGGAAATCCCGGATGCCTGAACGGATCGCCCGGCGACAACGTGGCATAGAGATCGCCCATCGGACTGTTGCTCTCGCCCACGCGCGGTCCATCCTTACCGACCCTGGGATGCTCGCCCTTGGAACCCGCGCCGACGGGACGCTGAGCGAAGACCGCATCCTCGCCGAAGAAGCGCAGCGAGAGCGTGCGGCGGCTGGTGCCGGGATGCGTCGGCGCGCCGCCGTGGAGCATCCGCGGATGAAAGATCAGCACGTCGCCGGGCTCGATCGCCCACGACACGATGTCAAAGCGATCGCGATTGCCTTCGATATCCGGCAGGCGCGGCATAGTGCCGTCGCCATAAAGAGGCGCGGTGTCGTCGCCCGGATCGAAGCGCGAACCGTCGTACAGCACGCCGCGATGCGAGCCGCGCACGAACTCGAGCGAATCGTCGCGCGAAACCGCCCCGAACGAGATCCACATCACGGCGATCTGCGCGCCTTCGATCGGCAGATACGACGAATCCTGATGCCACGGCGTGCGCCGGCTCTCGCCGCCCTCTTTCAGAAACACCTGCTCGTACATGAACCAGACATCGGGCGCGCCCCACAGTTTCGCGACGAAGTCGGCCGCGTTCGAGTCTTCGGTCAGGCGCCGATAGCCGGTCAACACGTCGGGGTTAAGCAAATCCTGATAGAAGCGGCCAGGCGCTTTTGGCGTGCCCTCGAACTGCGAGTGATTCGGGCCGGGATGACTCAGGCTCCAGTCGAACGCCGCGCGCGCCATGCGCATCGAGTCGGCGTCGAGCGCACGTCGCACGCAAATCGCGCCGTCGTTTTTCAATTGTGTGGCAAATGACGCCCATACCTGATCGCTCATGAATCAATCCTCCAAGCTGGTCTCCTAGCTTACGACGTTCGGCTGAAATGATGAATCGAAACGCGTCGATCGAAACGCATCGACGATCATCGCGTGGCCGGTTGCACCAGCACGCCGGCGAAGCCGGTTGCCTGATGGCCGTCGCTGGTGGTCGCCGTGACCGTCACGACGTAACTGCCCGGCGTTTTGTACGTGTGAAACAGCGCCGTGGGCGGCAGCGCCGAGACCTGGCCGTCGCCAAAATTCCAGCGGAACATCGTGAACGGCGCTCCCTCCGGATTGCTGCTGCCGACCATGAAGCCGACGAACAGCGGCGCCGCGCCGTAGCCCGGCAGCGCCTGCACCGTGAGCTGCGGAATGTGCGGGATGTTCATCGGCGTGCGCGTCGGGACCGGGCCGGCTTCGTTCTGCGCGCGCACGCCGGCGCCCATCGACGCGAGCGCGATGAATATCGCACCGAGTGCGGCGACGAGCGAAATTTTGCGGAACAGAAATTTTCTCGGCATCAACTAACTAATGTTCACGACATCAACTGACTAATGCAACTGACTAGTATTGGATCGCGGCACTGACTATTGCATCGTGATTCCGCCGTCGGGATGCAGAATCGAGCCGGTGTAGTAGCGCCCCTCTTCGCTGGCCAGGAAAAGCGCCGTATTCGCGACGTCAACCGGCTCGCCCATCCTGTTCATCGGCACGCGCTGCATCAGCGGTGTCACGTCGGGCAAATTCTGGATTTCGGCGGTCATCGGCGTCTTGATGAAGCCGGGGCCGATCGCGTTGGCGGTGATGTTGTAGGGAGCGAGTTCGGTTGCGAGCACTTTGGTGAGCATCCAGACGCCGGCTTTGCTGACGGCGTATTCGCCGACGCCGGGCGTGGGCAAGCGCGCGGCGGCGGAAGCGATATTGATAATTCTGCCGCCCTTGCCCGCTTTGATCATCGCCTTTGCGCAGGCGCGATCGGTCAGGAACACGCCGTCGAGATTTACGCTCAGAACTTTTTTCCAATTGGCGAAAGATTTCTCGCTCAGCAGCATGATATCGGCTTTGCCTTCTTCGCCGTAATGCGCGTGCGAGATACCGGCGGCTGCGACGACGATATCCACGCCGCCGAGTTCCTTGACCATGCGATCGACCATCGCATTCACTTGCGCTTCGTCGCTGGTATCGACCTGATGCGCGATTGCTTTGCGACCGAGTTGGCGGACTGAAGCTGCGGTTTCCTCGGCGGCGGCGAGATGGCGATCAGCGACGAAGACGTTGGCGCCCTCTTCGGCGAATCGAATTGAAGTGGCGCGGCCGATTCCGCTCGCGCCGCCAGTGATCAGCGCATTTTTGTTTTCGAGTCTGAGTGCCATGAGAATCTCCTACGATGAACGCGGCGCCGAAGCCGCATCCGAATCGAGCCGCGAGCTATCGAGCTATCAAGCGCTAGTTATCACGGCGCGCGTGCAGCCCGCCAGCATCGCGGACGATCGCCGCGTCGCGCATCGCTCCGCACCGATTCTATGCTCACTCAATCGCGTCCACTAAGATGCCTGGTCATGGCACATGAGCAAGCGGCTACCGTCGTCTCGGAGCCGACCCACCGGTACTTCGAGGTTGACGGACTCAAGCTTCATTACCTGGATTGGGGCGGAGAGCAGGAGCGGCACACGTTCGTATTGCTGCACGGAGGCGGCGCGCACGTTCACTGGTGGGACAGCGTCGCGCCGCTACTGACGCCGTACGGGCGCGTCGTGGCGCTGGATTTTCGCGGGCATGGCCGCAGCCAATGGTCGCGTCCGCCGAGTTACGGACCGCCGGCGTATATGAACGATACGCGCGCGCTAATCGAGAGCCTCGGCGCGCGCGTGATCCTGGTCGGGCATTCGATGGGCGGCGCGGTGGCGCAATGGGTCGCGGTGACGCATCCCGAGATGATCGAAGCACTGATCGTTGTCGATGCGCCGCACGGGCCGCCGCCGCTGATGCGGCGGCTGATGTGGCGATGGCGCCGGCGGTCGCATGGCGGCAAGCGGCCCGAGTTGCGGTCCGCGCACGACGTCATCAAGAAATTCAGGCTGTCGCCGCCGGAGACCAATCTTTCGCGGCTCGAACTCGAGCAACTCGCGCTCGCGGGAGCGGAACAATTGCCGAGCGGTGCGTGGGCGTTTCGATTCGATCCCGAGACTCGCGCATGGCGCAAAAATCGCGGCAGGATGACCAAGCCGAAGATCAAGAATCTCAAGATGCCGACGCTGCTGCTCCGCGGCGAGCACAGTGGACTCGTGAGTCCGCGTCATGTCAAACGGATGAATCGGAAGATCAAAGGCTCGGTGCTGAAGGAAATTCCGCGCGCGTATCATCACGTGCCGCTGGACAATCCAGCCGACACCGCGGCGGCGATTATCGAGTTCGTCGATAAGCTGTGAGAGAGGGCCGGCGACCGTTTACGCGCGCAGCAGGAAGTCGCTCAGATCCATCGCGAAAACTCCGTCGCTCAGCGTCATCGATTTGGGCGTGCGCTTGAGGCTCAGTTTCTCGATATCCTGTTCACGCGGCAGAACGTACACGATATCGCCGGAACTGAGTGAGAACACACGCACCCGCTCCTGCCCGCGGCGTTCCTGACCCGCCACTTCATACGAGCTGACGTGAAAGACAAAACCGCGTGCGCGAAACAGCGGATTGTCGCATTCCTCGATGATGCCCACGAAGATGCGCGTGTTGTCGTCCTTGAACACGCGCTTGTCGATAAGCACGATCCGGTCGTCAGTGCGAAGTGCGGGCATCGTGGGATTCCTCCGGCGCTCGAAGCTCGTCAGCGAGTGGTCATTTTACTCGATAGCGAACTGCAACACGATGCGCCGCTGCGTCGCACTGGCGCGATTCCCGGATAGTCTCACGCGCTCAGCGCCATTTCGCTCTGCGCCGTCCAGCCGCGCACGACGTCGCTGAATTCGCGCGCGCGAATCAGGTCGAGTCCGAAGCGAATCGGCAGCGAGCGCGGCAGCACGTCGATAGCCTCGCGTCCGCCGGCGCGCAACGCGAGCCGGTCGAGCACGCGCGCCACCACGGTCCTCCGCTGTCCGCGCAGATAGACGTCGTTGTAGATTTTCACGATCAATTCGGCCGCGAGCCGCACCGTATCGGACAGGCTCATCGTGTCGGCGGCGAACTGGTCGAGCGCCTGCTTGAGCGGGAATTGATCGGGATTCCACGTCGCGACCGATCCCGCGCGCATCAACGTCTCGACCGTCAGCATCGTGAACGAGTAGCCCCAGCCGGCCAGCTTGGTGCTGGCAGTGGCGAGTTCCGCGGGATCGAGATTGCCGGCCTGTGCGCGGGCCTTCAGCGCGGCTTCGGTCCATACGCGGCGCACGCCAAACTCGCTGCGCGCGAGGTTCGCGAGGATGCGATCGTCGGTCCAGAGCAGATGCCCCGGCATCGACGCGGCGACAATACTCTCGGCGCCATGACGTCCGAACAAATCGATCAGGCGCTGGCGCCGCTCCTGATCGATCGAGGCCAGCACCGCGCCATCGCAAACGCGGCAAATCGTCTGCAACTGATCGGCGAGCGCCTTCAACTGGACATTGGCGGGCTTGCCGTTGCCGTCGGCGCCGTTCAGCGCGGCGGAGAAACCCGCCGGCAGCCGCATCAGATTGTCGTCGAAAGCGAGGCGGCGCAACTCGGTCAACGTGGTTTGAGTGATCGCAAACTGACGCGGCCACGACGGAAGCAGGCTTAAGCGCCCGAGCATGCAAAGCGTGGCGATCGCGCTGAGATCGAGCACGACGGCGTTAGCGCGCTCGAATGCCTGAAGTGCGGCTTCGAGTTCCTCAGCCGCGCCGGTGCAGCACTTGATCGGCGAATCGGGCCGCTGCGCGAGCGTGAAGATGGTCTGCAGGTCGTTCAGATTGAGTTGCTCAGCGAGCGCGTGAATCGGCACCGGCTGCGTCGCGTACACGTGCTCGGCGTGCTTCAGGAGATCGTCGCGGCGGCCGGACGCGCCATCGAACAGCGGTGCGAACCCGTCGCGCATCTCGCTCCACGGAATGACCTCGGGCCGCGGATACGCGATTTCGATTTCAGCCTGAGCCGGAAATCGCGCCTGCCAGTTGTTCAGACAATCCATGTAGCGCCACGCGTATTTGCTCATCAAGATTTTGACTACGGCGCTGCGGCGGCTGAAGCGGCCCTCCGGCAATTGAAACTTGTCGCTGACTTTCTTGCCTCTGATCGCGCGCGTCATCGGATGCTGCGGACCGAATTCGTCGAGCGATTCGTCGGCGTCGTTCGTTTCCTCAAGTATGATCCACCGATCGACGGTGGAGTTTTCCTCGACGAAGCATACCGCAGCGCCGGGTCCGGCCGTGTCGAAGTCGGCGACGTGCGGCATCGGGCCGATCGGGCCGAGTGCGGCGAGATACGCGCGATGCGCGCCGAGGCTGTTCGGCTGGCGGCGCAGCAAGTCGTACGCATAGCTGAGCGCCTCGTTGGCGCGGCCGGCATCGCGCATGAACTGCACGGCCGAGCGCGCGAGGCTGGAGGGAATTTCGCGCGTCGAGGGCATCGATTCGGGATCCGTCGCAACCATTTCCATTTTGCCGAGGCGCGCCGCGATGATCGATCGTCGCAACTTCAGCACTCGATCATCGGGATGATCGCGGACCAGGTCCGACAATGCGTTCAGCGCGGCCTCAGGATCGTTGCGCTCGAGCTTGTCGAGATCCGCGGGCAGTCCGGCGATTTCAGGCGGCTGCTCGGGATGCCACAGTTTCATGATATCGGCGACGATGTCCTCGCGGCCGAGGCGATTCGCGGAGTCGAGCAGACGGCGCGTGTCGGGACCGGCTGCATCGCTTTGCGAAAGGCGCTGCCACAGCGGAAGCGCGTCGCGATAGCGACCAAGGTCGTGCAGCAGTGCCGCGAGCTTGCGGCATACGTCGGGAGCGGTGTCGTCGGTGAGATCGGCCAGCGCTTCGACGGCGAGGCGCGACGCCTGCTCGAATTTACCCTGTGCGAGGCGCAGATTCGCGCGCAACGTGAGGATCGTCAGGCGCGAGAGCTTGGCGGGCGGAATCGAGGACAGCAGCGCGTCCGCTTCATGAAAGCGCTCGAGGCTGGCGAGCGATTCGACGGCGCACGCAACCGCAAACGGCAGGTCGCCGGCCGGGATCGCGTCGGGACGCGGCAGCGCGCGGAGCAGCAAATCGGCGGCCTCGTGCAAGTCGCCGGGCAGGTCGCGCTCGCGGAGCGCGACGGCGAGGTGATACTCAGTGTCCTCGCGTCCGCCGACCGCCGCGGCGCGCCGCAGAATTTCGATCGCCTGATCGAGGTTGCCGCGCGTGCGCAGCACGATTCCGTACTCGCAGAGGCCGTTGGCGTCCTCGCGCTCGAGCCCGTGCGCCTGCTCGATATCGCGGCCGGCGCCTTCCGTATCGTGCAGCGCGATTCGCGCCTGCGCGCGGCCGATCAGCGCCTGCACCTCGCTCGACGTCGCGCCTTCATTTTGCGCCAGCGTCATCGCTTGGGAGAAGCAGTGCTCGGCCTCGCGGATGCGGGCTTCATCGTTATGCGCAGGCGCGTCGGCCGCGCCGGCTGAAGTCGCAGCAATTTCATTGAGCAGGATCGCCTGGCCGAGCACCAGCCACGGAATCGAGTTGGACGGCAACGCCGCGCTCGCGAGACGCGAGTAACGTTCGGCGCTGTCGAAGTTGCCGGCGAGCAGCGCGCGGCGCGCCATCACGACGGCGATCTCCGGATCGGATGCGAGTTCGGGCGCGAGTTCCTGCTCGATCGTTTTCGCGTCGAAGGTTTGCGGCGCATTGTTGAGCCACAGCGCGACCGCGCGGCCGCTCGACGGAAACTGCTTGCGGAGCTTGTCCGCCAATGCGAAAGCGCGCTCGCGCTCACCGAGCAGTTCGTGGGCCAGCGCTTCGTTGGTGCACGCGTTCTCGTCGTCGGGC includes these proteins:
- a CDS encoding alpha/beta fold hydrolase, with product MAHEQAATVVSEPTHRYFEVDGLKLHYLDWGGEQERHTFVLLHGGGAHVHWWDSVAPLLTPYGRVVALDFRGHGRSQWSRPPSYGPPAYMNDTRALIESLGARVILVGHSMGGAVAQWVAVTHPEMIEALIVVDAPHGPPPLMRRLMWRWRRRSHGGKRPELRSAHDVIKKFRLSPPETNLSRLELEQLALAGAEQLPSGAWAFRFDPETRAWRKNRGRMTKPKIKNLKMPTLLLRGEHSGLVSPRHVKRMNRKIKGSVLKEIPRAYHHVPLDNPADTAAAIIEFVDKL
- a CDS encoding CoA ester lyase, whose amino-acid sequence is MRSFLFVPGDSERKFIKAEGSAADALVLDLEDAVAADRIGIARGMVREYLSSHRDRTRTQLWVRINPLSDEKALPDLAAIVAGTPDGILLPKTTSANDAMLLDHYLSALEVREGIEAGSIRIMAVATETAAAMFTLGGYAGSTKRLWGLTWGAEDLSAAVGASTNRDENGDLEFTFKLARSLCLLAAKSADVEPIDTVFTNFKDSEALFKESQAARRAGFTGKIAIHPDQVEPINRAFTPSPEDVEYANRVIAAFAAGVGTVGLDGKMLDMPHLKQAHRVIAMAQARK
- a CDS encoding CaiB/BaiF CoA-transferase family protein gives rise to the protein MAGPLSGIKVLDLTKLAPGPYCTMILGDMGADIIKIEEPGPPTGRRAEQAGGAKRMDTGGDGPSFNALSRNKRSIGINFKSEAGRQVYFRLADQADVVVEEYRPGVADRLGIGYSILSVRNPRLIYCAITGFGQTGPYRNLVGHDINYIATAGVLSLMGRDADGPPTIPHNLIADYAGGGMHGAIGVMAALIARYQTGRGQYVDISMMDGSLALLAQAFSTYFANHKIPRRGEASDDGGIPHYDCYLTKDGKYITVAAIEPWFFANLCRLIGREDLIPHEFSRDKRDELRQSLIDTFKTKTRDEWFEIMSKTDICAGKMLTLDEVPNDPQVKARNMIVEIDGPNGQKIKQVGISVKLSDTPGEIRSLGPSLGQHTDEILGGLGYAASDIAKWREEGAIK
- a CDS encoding enoyl-CoA hydratase/isomerase family protein encodes the protein MAYETVLLDKKDGIAYLTLNRPERANTISAQLAHDVLGAVEDVEADSACRVIIVTGAGERHFCGGADLRDPAVQKGGLGGAAFPRRDFITALETCRVPVIAAINGAAMGGGCEIALACDIRVIADTATIGLPEIRFGALPAGGGTQRLPRLVGAGFAKEMIFSGLPWTAQDAYRVGLVNRVVPAAQLIGACEEMARVFIERAAYALKAAKILINTGVELPLTDALKYERKLIAGMATSDERRQAQQAAAASQATYARIFKDQK
- a CDS encoding phytanoyl-CoA dioxygenase family protein, which produces MSDQVWASFATQLKNDGAICVRRALDADSMRMARAAFDWSLSHPGPNHSQFEGTPKAPGRFYQDLLNPDVLTGYRRLTEDSNAADFVAKLWGAPDVWFMYEQVFLKEGGESRRTPWHQDSSYLPIEGAQIAVMWISFGAVSRDDSLEFVRGSHRGVLYDGSRFDPGDDTAPLYGDGTMPRLPDIEGNRDRFDIVSWAIEPGDVLIFHPRMLHGGAPTHPGTSRRTLSLRFFGEDAVFAQRPVGAGSKGEHPRVGKDGPRVGESNSPMGDLYATLSPGDPFRHPGFPKLRPRN
- a CDS encoding PKD domain-containing protein; translated protein: MPRKFLFRKISLVAALGAIFIALASMGAGVRAQNEAGPVPTRTPMNIPHIPQLTVQALPGYGAAPLFVGFMVGSSNPEGAPFTMFRWNFGDGQVSALPPTALFHTYKTPGSYVVTVTATTSDGHQATGFAGVLVQPATR
- a CDS encoding SDR family NAD(P)-dependent oxidoreductase codes for the protein MALRLENKNALITGGASGIGRATSIRFAEEGANVFVADRHLAAAEETAASVRQLGRKAIAHQVDTSDEAQVNAMVDRMVKELGGVDIVVAAAGISHAHYGEEGKADIMLLSEKSFANWKKVLSVNLDGVFLTDRACAKAMIKAGKGGRIINIASAAARLPTPGVGEYAVSKAGVWMLTKVLATELAPYNITANAIGPGFIKTPMTAEIQNLPDVTPLMQRVPMNRMGEPVDVANTALFLASEEGRYYTGSILHPDGGITMQ